From the Serratia nematodiphila DZ0503SBS1 genome, one window contains:
- a CDS encoding membrane-bound PQQ-dependent dehydrogenase, glucose/quinate/shikimate family, whose product MIRTSFGKRAAIITFFCLLVFSGVALTVGGIWLIALGGSFYYAITGIGYIAAAVLVLKRSKSACYLTGLLFLMTLLWALWESGLNYWALFPRLLVPAGLSIIAAFLLPSYLHGAKSQKQAYIAGSALSVAFVAFFIGAFFPHGEITPAGDVTFIESKSDNAPADWSAYGRTTEGTRYAPFNQVNRSTVKDLKLAWVYRTGDFRPGVDQNTPLAIDDVVYSCTPNGLITAIDADTGKARWKFDSHSTSPVWQRCRGLGYYKNEDIAPGALCEKTIVHTTIDARLIALDAKTGQKCPAFGQNGEVNLGQHMGEVKPGYYFQTSAPTIARGKIIVGGWVIDNVMKGEPSGVIRAFDAKTGELDWAWDLGNPGITKAPPAGSTYTRGTPNMWTTAAYDDKLGLLYAPLGNATPDYYGMNRPENSDAYNSALVAIDIETGRERWKFQTTHHDIWDYDLASQPALVDGFDEQHRPVPALLLGTKRGQIFYLNRETGKPLAQVEEKAVPTQGAAEEERLSPTQPLSVGMPTIGAERLTEEKMWGTTLFDQMACRILFKQMNYQGDMTPIGTRPTLEQPGNLGGLNWGSMSIDPVNHLAYMNDVRIPNVFWLVARDNYERVAKQYPQKVIDGHGPSPMIGTPYGMITLMWMSPLEVPCNQPPYGTITAVDYKNKKIAWQIPAGTAEKMGPLGIRSHLPMPVGMPTYAGTMTTAGGLVFFAGFQDYYLRAYNSSTGKEVWKYALPVGASATPMSYVSPKTGKQYIVIVVGGAAHSSETGDYVMAFALP is encoded by the coding sequence ATGATTAGAACATCGTTTGGTAAGAGAGCCGCAATAATCACGTTCTTTTGCTTGCTGGTTTTTTCTGGCGTCGCGTTAACCGTGGGGGGAATTTGGCTGATCGCCCTCGGCGGATCGTTCTACTATGCCATTACCGGGATAGGCTACATCGCCGCCGCAGTGCTGGTCCTCAAGCGCAGCAAATCGGCTTGTTACTTAACCGGCCTGCTGTTTTTGATGACGTTGTTGTGGGCGCTTTGGGAATCGGGGCTTAACTACTGGGCATTGTTCCCTCGCCTGCTGGTGCCCGCCGGCCTCTCTATTATCGCCGCGTTTTTACTTCCCTCATACCTGCACGGCGCCAAGAGTCAAAAGCAGGCTTACATCGCCGGTTCGGCATTATCCGTGGCCTTTGTCGCTTTCTTTATCGGCGCCTTCTTTCCCCATGGCGAAATTACCCCTGCTGGCGACGTGACGTTTATCGAGAGCAAAAGCGACAATGCGCCTGCCGATTGGAGCGCCTATGGCCGCACGACGGAAGGAACGCGCTACGCGCCGTTCAATCAGGTGAACCGTTCAACCGTCAAAGACCTGAAACTCGCCTGGGTTTATCGCACCGGCGATTTCCGGCCGGGCGTGGACCAAAACACCCCGCTCGCGATTGATGATGTGGTGTATAGCTGTACGCCCAACGGTCTTATCACCGCTATCGATGCCGATACGGGTAAAGCGCGCTGGAAATTTGACTCGCATTCCACCTCCCCCGTTTGGCAACGCTGCCGCGGGCTTGGCTACTACAAAAATGAAGATATTGCGCCAGGCGCGCTGTGCGAGAAAACGATCGTTCACACCACGATCGATGCCCGCCTCATTGCGCTGGATGCCAAAACGGGCCAGAAATGCCCCGCCTTCGGTCAAAACGGTGAGGTGAATCTCGGCCAGCATATGGGGGAAGTCAAACCGGGTTATTACTTCCAAACCTCGGCGCCGACCATCGCCAGAGGGAAGATTATCGTCGGCGGCTGGGTTATCGATAACGTAATGAAAGGCGAGCCCTCCGGCGTCATCAGGGCGTTCGACGCCAAAACCGGCGAGTTGGACTGGGCGTGGGACTTAGGCAACCCGGGCATCACCAAGGCTCCGCCTGCCGGAAGCACCTATACGCGCGGCACGCCGAATATGTGGACCACCGCCGCCTATGACGACAAATTAGGCTTGTTGTATGCGCCGCTTGGCAATGCAACGCCCGACTATTACGGCATGAATCGCCCGGAAAATTCGGATGCGTACAACTCTGCCCTGGTCGCCATTGATATTGAAACAGGCCGTGAGCGCTGGAAATTCCAAACCACGCATCACGACATTTGGGATTATGACCTCGCATCCCAACCCGCGCTGGTGGACGGTTTTGATGAGCAACATCGCCCGGTGCCCGCCCTTTTGCTCGGCACCAAACGCGGGCAGATTTTCTACCTGAACCGGGAGACCGGCAAACCGCTGGCGCAGGTTGAAGAGAAAGCCGTGCCGACCCAAGGCGCCGCAGAGGAAGAGCGCCTCTCGCCAACCCAGCCGCTCTCCGTCGGCATGCCGACCATTGGCGCCGAACGCCTGACCGAAGAAAAAATGTGGGGCACCACCCTGTTTGACCAGATGGCCTGCCGCATCCTGTTCAAACAGATGAATTACCAGGGCGACATGACCCCGATCGGCACCCGCCCAACGCTCGAGCAGCCCGGCAATTTAGGCGGACTCAACTGGGGGAGCATGTCGATTGATCCTGTGAACCATCTGGCTTACATGAACGATGTGCGCATCCCGAATGTGTTTTGGTTAGTGGCGCGCGACAACTATGAACGCGTCGCGAAACAGTACCCGCAAAAAGTGATCGATGGCCACGGGCCTTCTCCCATGATCGGCACGCCATACGGCATGATCACGTTGATGTGGATGTCGCCGCTCGAAGTGCCTTGCAACCAACCCCCTTACGGCACGATCACCGCCGTCGATTACAAAAACAAAAAGATTGCCTGGCAGATACCGGCCGGCACCGCCGAAAAAATGGGGCCACTGGGCATCAGATCGCATCTGCCGATGCCGGTTGGCATGCCCACCTACGCGGGCACCATGACGACCGCCGGCGGCCTGGTCTTCTTCGCCGGCTTCCAGGACTATTATCTGCGCGCCTATAACAGCAGCACCGGCAAAGAAGTCTGGAAATATGCGCTGCCGGTCGGCGCGAGCGCGACGCCGATGAGCTACGTTTCGCCTAAAACCGGCAAGCAATACATCGTTATTGTGGTCGGCGGCGCCGCGCATTCGTCAGAAACCGGCGATTACGTGATGGCGTTTGCGCTGCCTTAA
- a CDS encoding helix-turn-helix domain-containing protein → MFITKVIEELLAWVEESGFNEKLTVEMLSEKSGYSRGHIQKAFKDETGMTFGSYVRGRKLIRAAFMLKATNLSISDIVKTLNFQSYQSFERAFRKQFRTSPMQYRKSKSWDVSSAIPLLFLDGIPEHRYVHLPKFFDDSGDGVDAEIYHFHPAVSALRLAAIDNMKKTDSGVINFFNFGASIKKENYVSIYLKTLYISEEDCLGSVLASLADAQGKKDMQLFAEFSFDGASDEAQKFTQSIYTKSFPINKVGMIDRFLIEIITPKGGDRIEMKTYIPIVFPIKHREKEVAPGPER, encoded by the coding sequence ATGTTTATAACCAAAGTCATTGAGGAGCTGCTCGCCTGGGTGGAAGAAAGTGGGTTCAATGAGAAGCTCACCGTTGAGATGCTGTCAGAAAAAAGCGGATATTCACGCGGGCATATCCAAAAAGCGTTTAAAGATGAAACAGGGATGACTTTCGGAAGCTATGTGAGGGGCAGAAAACTCATTCGCGCCGCATTTATGTTGAAAGCGACGAACCTCTCTATTTCCGATATCGTTAAAACGCTAAATTTTCAGTCATATCAATCATTTGAACGAGCCTTCCGCAAGCAATTCAGAACCTCGCCGATGCAGTATCGCAAAAGTAAATCGTGGGACGTGTCCTCCGCCATCCCATTGCTGTTTCTCGACGGCATTCCCGAGCATCGCTATGTGCACCTGCCAAAGTTTTTCGACGATTCAGGGGATGGCGTTGATGCAGAAATATATCACTTCCATCCTGCGGTTTCCGCGCTGCGATTGGCGGCAATTGATAACATGAAAAAAACGGATAGCGGCGTGATTAACTTTTTCAATTTTGGCGCGAGCATCAAGAAAGAGAATTACGTCAGCATCTATTTGAAGACCCTCTATATTTCTGAAGAAGACTGTCTTGGCAGCGTGCTTGCCTCCCTGGCCGACGCCCAGGGAAAAAAAGACATGCAACTTTTTGCAGAGTTCAGTTTTGACGGCGCAAGCGATGAGGCGCAAAAATTCACGCAAAGTATCTACACCAAATCATTCCCGATAAATAAAGTTGGCATGATCGATCGCTTTCTCATTGAAATCATCACCCCCAAAGGCGGCGATAGAATAGAGATGAAGACCTATATCCCCATTGTCTTCCCTATCAAGCACAGAGAGAAAGAGGTAGCGCCTGGGCCAGAGCGCTAA
- a CDS encoding helix-turn-helix domain-containing protein: MDIFERIWECHSSKESKSDSFWFRKKRDAFNNKNSKMTGFTMDCSNKFRRNILDEIIAIIEKAIDTQSHVSIRALSIKSGYSIGHLQRMFYLYEGMKIGTYIRKRRLSRATLLLKCTDLKIYEIALLSGFSSQQSFSRAFSNQFGCPPRTFRTLRDWPFLNYQPIIGFDKEPFPSSIVYLNLHEYYEKKRIVQLLSPIISRGQMKVNVKNPITCSLYNASAKYIAIRRNEKKMSENEFILSLYEGVLASQDIFITQSVIFKIHDHCPGEKENVSMWYFIPIK; encoded by the coding sequence GTGGATATATTTGAACGGATATGGGAATGCCATTCTTCGAAAGAAAGCAAGTCGGACAGCTTTTGGTTCCGCAAGAAGAGAGATGCATTCAATAATAAAAATAGCAAGATGACAGGCTTTACTATGGATTGTTCTAACAAGTTCAGACGCAATATTTTAGATGAGATAATCGCTATCATTGAAAAAGCCATTGATACACAAAGCCATGTATCAATAAGGGCGCTATCCATTAAGTCAGGGTATTCCATCGGGCATTTACAGCGGATGTTCTATTTGTATGAAGGGATGAAGATAGGCACTTATATCAGAAAGCGCAGACTAAGCCGCGCGACGTTATTGCTGAAATGTACCGATCTGAAGATCTATGAAATCGCGTTGCTTTCCGGATTTAGTTCTCAGCAATCATTTAGCCGTGCGTTTTCAAATCAATTCGGTTGCCCGCCGAGAACATTCAGAACTCTGCGCGATTGGCCTTTTCTCAATTATCAACCGATTATTGGCTTCGATAAAGAGCCTTTCCCCAGCAGCATCGTGTACTTGAATTTGCATGAGTATTACGAGAAAAAAAGGATCGTGCAACTGCTTTCGCCGATAATCAGCCGGGGGCAGATGAAGGTAAACGTAAAGAATCCAATAACCTGTAGCCTGTACAACGCATCGGCAAAGTACATTGCGATCAGACGCAATGAAAAAAAGATGAGCGAAAACGAGTTCATCCTATCGCTCTATGAGGGGGTGTTGGCTTCCCAGGATATCTTCATCACGCAAAGCGTAATCTTTAAAATTCACGATCACTGCCCAGGTGAAAAGGAAAACGTCAGCATGTGGTATTTCATCCCGATAAAATGA
- a CDS encoding sigma-54-dependent Fis family transcriptional regulator — protein sequence MYDPQPFAADKPVLIDPASLALQSVLDRLAPTDATVLIVGETGTGKEVVARYLHHHSARRHQPFLAVNCGALTESLAEAELFGHEKGAFTGAVGTHQGWFEAAEGGTLLLDEIGELNLSLQVKLLRVLQEREITRVGSRKPLKIDVRVIAATHVDLAGAIRQRRFREDLYYRLNVAAVALPPLRQRPDDIPVLARHFLALYARRLERPLPRLTAEAQQTLLDYPWPGNVRELENTLHNAVLLSQEGAIAPQQLQLTHRLTDNDGGGDDAIDRFVQQQLQGDSAQLYQRVLDALVRNAFERSGGNQLQAASLLGVSRNTLRTHLAHLGLIKPRRRSAGAPAHSPAIAAAPLPERELRIGYQKFGNLGVLKARQSLEQLFATQRISVLWSEFPAGPQLLHALDGDEIDFGTTGEVPPIFAQAQGNALVYVGFEPPAPQSVAMVVPQDSPIHSAADLRGKRIALNKGSNVHYLLLQMLDEQGLTLNDVRIVYAPPKYPLSATDLQAVDAWMMWDPLLSDAQRSGELRVIADGTQRVLNQQFYLARRDFAERSGDLLQPLMQALQHTGRYIAAQPREAARHLSDELGLASASLELALSRRSHEIRAMDLQVIRQQQSIADRFYALGLLPRAIAVREAVWPLGS from the coding sequence ATGTACGATCCCCAACCGTTCGCCGCCGACAAACCGGTGCTGATCGATCCGGCGTCGCTCGCTCTGCAAAGCGTGCTCGATCGGCTGGCTCCCACCGACGCCACCGTGCTGATCGTCGGTGAAACCGGCACCGGCAAAGAAGTGGTGGCGCGCTATCTGCACCACCACAGCGCGCGCCGCCATCAACCTTTCCTGGCGGTCAACTGCGGCGCGCTGACGGAAAGCCTGGCGGAAGCCGAACTGTTCGGCCATGAGAAAGGCGCCTTCACCGGCGCCGTCGGCACTCATCAGGGCTGGTTCGAAGCGGCGGAAGGCGGCACCCTGCTTCTGGACGAGATCGGCGAACTGAACCTGTCGCTGCAGGTCAAGCTGCTGCGCGTGCTGCAGGAACGGGAGATCACCCGCGTCGGTTCGCGCAAACCGCTGAAGATCGATGTGCGGGTCATCGCCGCCACCCACGTCGATCTGGCCGGCGCGATTCGCCAACGGCGGTTCCGTGAAGATCTCTATTACCGCCTGAACGTGGCGGCGGTGGCTTTACCGCCCTTGCGCCAGCGGCCGGACGATATTCCAGTGCTGGCCAGACATTTTCTTGCGCTGTACGCCCGCCGTCTGGAACGGCCACTGCCGCGGTTGACGGCGGAAGCGCAGCAGACGCTGCTGGACTACCCTTGGCCCGGCAACGTGCGCGAGCTGGAGAACACGCTGCATAATGCGGTCTTGCTGAGCCAGGAGGGGGCGATCGCCCCGCAGCAACTGCAGCTCACCCATCGCCTGACGGATAACGACGGCGGCGGCGATGACGCCATCGATCGCTTTGTGCAGCAGCAGTTGCAAGGCGACAGCGCGCAGCTTTACCAACGGGTGCTGGATGCGCTGGTGCGCAACGCCTTCGAGCGCAGCGGCGGCAACCAGCTGCAAGCGGCGTCGTTGCTCGGCGTCAGCCGCAATACCCTGCGCACCCATTTGGCGCATCTTGGTTTGATCAAACCGCGCCGTCGCAGCGCCGGCGCACCCGCACATTCGCCGGCCATCGCCGCAGCGCCGCTGCCCGAACGCGAACTGCGCATCGGCTATCAAAAGTTCGGCAACCTCGGGGTGCTCAAGGCGCGGCAAAGCCTGGAACAGCTCTTCGCCACACAGCGCATCAGCGTGCTGTGGAGCGAGTTTCCCGCCGGGCCGCAGCTGCTGCACGCGCTCGACGGCGATGAGATAGACTTCGGCACCACCGGCGAAGTGCCGCCGATCTTCGCCCAGGCACAGGGCAATGCGCTGGTGTACGTCGGTTTTGAGCCGCCGGCGCCGCAGAGCGTGGCGATGGTGGTGCCGCAAGACAGCCCGATACACAGCGCCGCCGATCTGCGCGGCAAACGCATCGCGCTCAACAAAGGCTCCAACGTGCACTATTTATTGCTGCAGATGCTGGACGAACAGGGATTGACGTTGAACGATGTGCGTATCGTCTACGCGCCGCCGAAGTATCCGCTGTCGGCGACCGACCTGCAGGCGGTGGACGCCTGGATGATGTGGGATCCGCTGCTCAGCGACGCGCAGCGCAGCGGGGAACTGCGCGTGATCGCCGACGGCACCCAGCGAGTGCTCAATCAGCAATTCTATCTGGCGCGCCGCGACTTCGCCGAGCGCTCGGGCGATCTGTTGCAGCCGCTGATGCAAGCATTGCAGCACACCGGCCGCTACATTGCCGCGCAGCCGAGAGAAGCCGCTCGTCACCTTTCCGACGAACTGGGGCTGGCGAGCGCCTCGCTGGAACTCGCGCTGTCGCGCCGCAGCCACGAGATCCGCGCCATGGATTTGCAGGTGATCCGCCAGCAGCAAAGCATCGCCGACCGCTTCTACGCCCTCGGGCTGCTACCCAGAGCGATCGCCGTGCGCGAGGCGGTCTGGCCGCTGGGATCTTAG
- the ssuD gene encoding FMNH2-dependent alkanesulfonate monooxygenase, with product MTESVKDRINVFWFLPTHGDGRYLGTAQGGRPVDLPYLQQVALAADNLGYYGVLIPTGKSCEDSWLVAAALAPITRRLRYLVAVRPGLQPPSLAARMAATLDRLSDGRLLINVVTGGDPVENKGDGIFLSHAERYEVTQEFLTVYQRLLQGEKVDFSGKHIRVEGAELLFPPVQENGPPLYFGGSSSEAIDIAAGQIDTYLTWGEPLAQVAEKLAAVRQRAERQGRKLSYGIRLHVIVRETEDEAWAAAERLIAHLDDDTIAAAQQIFARMDSTGQRRMSELHGGSRESLRIGPNLWAGVGLVRGGAGTALVGNPQQVAARIREYQALGIDNFILSGYPHLEEAHRFAELVMPLLPLAQSTHQTARTINTGPFGETIGGDRRPGPAQREG from the coding sequence ATGACTGAGTCAGTGAAAGATCGCATCAACGTTTTCTGGTTTCTGCCGACCCACGGCGACGGTCGCTATCTGGGCACGGCGCAGGGCGGGCGCCCGGTGGACCTGCCTTATTTGCAGCAGGTGGCGCTGGCCGCCGACAACCTCGGCTATTACGGCGTGCTGATCCCAACCGGTAAAAGCTGCGAGGATTCCTGGCTGGTGGCGGCGGCGCTGGCGCCGATCACCCGCCGGTTGCGCTACCTGGTGGCGGTGCGCCCCGGCCTGCAGCCGCCGAGCCTGGCGGCGCGCATGGCCGCGACGCTGGATCGGCTGTCGGACGGGCGCCTGCTGATCAACGTGGTGACCGGCGGCGATCCGGTGGAAAACAAAGGGGATGGCATCTTCCTCAGCCATGCCGAACGCTATGAGGTGACACAGGAATTTCTCACGGTGTATCAACGGCTGTTGCAAGGGGAGAAGGTGGATTTCAGCGGTAAGCATATTCGCGTCGAAGGCGCCGAATTGCTGTTCCCGCCGGTGCAGGAAAACGGCCCGCCGCTCTATTTCGGCGGCTCATCGTCGGAAGCGATCGACATCGCCGCCGGGCAGATCGACACCTACCTGACCTGGGGCGAGCCGCTGGCTCAGGTGGCGGAAAAGCTGGCGGCGGTGCGCCAGCGCGCCGAGCGGCAGGGGCGTAAACTCAGCTATGGCATTCGCCTGCACGTTATTGTGCGCGAAACTGAAGACGAAGCCTGGGCGGCGGCCGAGCGACTGATCGCGCATCTGGATGACGACACCATCGCGGCGGCGCAGCAGATCTTTGCGCGCATGGACTCTACCGGCCAGCGCCGCATGAGCGAACTGCACGGCGGCTCGCGCGAGAGTCTGCGCATCGGCCCCAACCTGTGGGCCGGCGTCGGCCTGGTGCGCGGCGGCGCCGGCACCGCATTGGTGGGCAATCCGCAGCAGGTGGCGGCGCGCATACGCGAGTATCAGGCGCTGGGCATCGACAACTTCATCCTTTCCGGCTATCCGCATCTGGAAGAGGCTCACCGCTTCGCCGAGCTGGTGATGCCGCTGCTGCCGCTGGCGCAGTCGACTCATCAGACGGCTCGCACGATCAATACCGGCCCGTTTGGCGAAACCATCGGCGGCGATCGTCGTCCCGGCCCGGCGCAGCGGGAGGGCTGA
- a CDS encoding FAD/NAD(P)-binding protein: MAKRAHIIVIGGGFTGAALAIQLARGAVDVTVIEPRAAPGYGVAYSTTEPTHRINVPADRMQLADEPAGDFDRWFRESGGLAADPQALWRDGKAYPQRGAFGRYVEERFHQAAQSGQARLRHLRDRAQHLQPQAQGASVITAGGERLWGDYVVLATSHPPPALPRQIAPELARDARLIANPWAEGALDEIEPDESLAIVGSGLTMADAVAALHRIGHRGPITAFSRHGLLPRANAEGEYPTWSFTPPSGLRDGVRQVRLEVARAARQRVPWQAVLDAVRAQGQRLWQALTPTEQQRFLRHLRAYWDVHRYRLAPQVSTLLTEQQAAGTLQVLAARLRRAEPAPQGVRLTILPRQGAERALQAQRLLIATGPAYAGLIAASPLLSSLAEQGALRADPLGLGLWVNADSQAIGGDGLANPRLLVAGPAARGRFGELMGLPQVAEHAQSVAQYLLARCPAAN; encoded by the coding sequence ATGGCGAAGCGTGCCCATATTATCGTTATCGGCGGCGGTTTCACCGGCGCGGCGCTGGCGATCCAGCTGGCGCGCGGAGCGGTGGATGTCACGGTGATCGAACCGCGCGCCGCGCCGGGCTATGGCGTGGCGTATTCGACCACCGAGCCGACTCACCGCATCAACGTCCCGGCCGATAGGATGCAGCTGGCGGATGAACCGGCGGGGGATTTTGACCGCTGGTTCCGCGAGAGCGGCGGGCTGGCGGCCGATCCGCAGGCGTTGTGGCGCGACGGTAAAGCCTATCCGCAGCGCGGCGCCTTCGGCCGCTACGTCGAGGAACGTTTTCATCAGGCGGCGCAGTCGGGCCAGGCCCGCTTGCGGCACCTACGCGATCGGGCGCAGCACCTGCAGCCGCAGGCGCAGGGCGCGTCCGTCATCACCGCCGGCGGCGAACGGCTGTGGGGCGACTATGTGGTGTTGGCGACCAGCCATCCGCCGCCCGCGCTGCCGCGGCAGATCGCCCCGGAACTGGCGCGCGACGCGCGTTTGATCGCCAATCCCTGGGCGGAGGGGGCGCTGGATGAGATTGAACCCGATGAATCGTTGGCGATCGTCGGCAGCGGGCTGACGATGGCCGATGCGGTGGCGGCGTTGCACCGCATCGGCCATCGCGGGCCGATTACCGCGTTCTCTCGTCACGGCTTGCTGCCGCGTGCCAATGCCGAAGGGGAGTACCCGACGTGGTCGTTTACCCCGCCATCCGGACTGCGTGACGGGGTGCGGCAGGTGCGCCTTGAGGTGGCGCGCGCCGCTCGGCAACGGGTGCCGTGGCAGGCGGTGTTGGACGCGGTGCGCGCCCAGGGCCAGCGCCTGTGGCAAGCGTTGACGCCGACCGAACAGCAGCGCTTTCTGCGGCATCTGCGCGCCTATTGGGACGTGCACCGCTATCGCCTTGCGCCGCAGGTGAGCACGCTGCTGACGGAGCAACAGGCAGCGGGCACGCTGCAGGTATTGGCCGCTCGTCTGCGGCGGGCGGAACCCGCGCCGCAGGGCGTGCGCTTGACGATTCTGCCGCGCCAGGGCGCAGAGCGGGCGCTGCAGGCGCAGCGGTTGCTGATCGCTACGGGGCCGGCTTATGCCGGCCTGATCGCCGCCAGCCCGTTGCTCAGTTCGCTGGCGGAGCAGGGGGCGCTGCGCGCCGATCCGCTGGGATTGGGGCTGTGGGTCAATGCCGACAGCCAGGCGATCGGCGGCGACGGCCTTGCCAACCCGCGCCTGCTGGTGGCCGGCCCGGCGGCGCGCGGGCGCTTCGGCGAACTGATGGGGCTGCCGCAGGTGGCGGAACACGCCCAAAGCGTCGCGCAATACCTGCTGGCGCGATGTCCGGCTGCAAACTGA
- a CDS encoding LLM class flavin-dependent oxidoreductase, with the protein MSSQREIRLNAFDMNCVGHQSPGLWAHPRDRSWQYKDLEYWTDLARLLERGKFDGLFIADVLGIYDVLNGSGDAAIRQATQVPVNDPLALVTPMALVTEHLGFGLTASLSFEHPYPFARRLSTLDHLTKGRIGWNIVTSYLESGARNIGHRAQTDHDARYDYADEYLQVVYKLLEGSWEDGAILRDRQRRIFSDPAKIHPINHKGEFFQVPGIHLSEPSPQRTPVLYQAGASSRGKQFAAEHAECVFVASPSKTLLKKTVADIRRRAAEAGRDPRSILIFNLQTVIVGETDRQAQEKWREYKSYTSYEGALALVSGWTGIDFGQYQPDQVLKHLHTNAIQSAVETFSSADPSREWTVQGIAEWVGIGGFGPLLVGGPQTVADELQAWVEETDVDGFNLAYAVTHETFTDVVELLIPELQKRGAYKRDYTAGTLREKLFNQGPRLAEPHPAVGYRWPAGASLADALSVK; encoded by the coding sequence ATGTCATCGCAACGTGAAATTCGTCTTAACGCTTTTGATATGAACTGCGTCGGCCATCAGTCGCCGGGGCTGTGGGCGCACCCGCGCGACCGTTCCTGGCAGTATAAGGATCTCGAATATTGGACCGATCTGGCGCGCCTGCTGGAACGCGGCAAGTTCGATGGATTGTTTATCGCCGACGTGCTGGGGATTTACGACGTGCTTAACGGCAGCGGCGACGCGGCGATCCGCCAGGCGACGCAGGTGCCGGTTAACGATCCGCTGGCGCTGGTGACGCCGATGGCGCTGGTTACCGAACATCTCGGCTTCGGGCTGACCGCCTCGCTGTCATTCGAGCACCCTTATCCTTTCGCCCGCAGATTGTCGACGCTTGATCACCTGACCAAGGGGCGCATCGGTTGGAATATCGTCACCTCTTACCTGGAGAGCGGCGCGCGCAATATTGGCCACCGGGCGCAGACCGATCACGATGCGCGCTACGACTACGCCGATGAATACCTGCAGGTGGTTTACAAGCTGCTGGAGGGCAGTTGGGAAGACGGCGCGATTTTGCGCGATCGTCAGCGGCGCATCTTCAGCGATCCGGCGAAAATTCATCCGATCAACCACAAGGGCGAGTTCTTCCAGGTGCCGGGCATTCATCTGAGCGAGCCTTCGCCGCAGCGCACGCCGGTGCTGTATCAGGCCGGCGCTTCCAGCCGCGGCAAGCAGTTTGCCGCGGAACACGCCGAATGCGTGTTTGTCGCTTCTCCTTCGAAAACATTGCTGAAAAAAACCGTGGCCGATATCCGCCGCCGCGCCGCCGAGGCCGGGCGCGATCCCCGCAGCATCCTGATCTTCAACCTGCAGACGGTGATCGTCGGTGAAACTGACCGACAGGCGCAGGAAAAATGGCGGGAATACAAATCCTATACCAGCTACGAAGGCGCGCTGGCGCTGGTGTCCGGCTGGACCGGCATCGATTTCGGCCAGTATCAGCCGGATCAGGTGCTGAAGCATCTGCACACCAATGCCATTCAGTCGGCGGTGGAAACTTTCTCCAGCGCCGATCCCAGCCGTGAATGGACAGTACAGGGCATCGCCGAATGGGTCGGCATCGGCGGTTTCGGCCCGCTGTTGGTGGGTGGCCCGCAAACCGTGGCCGACGAGCTGCAGGCGTGGGTGGAGGAAACGGATGTTGACGGTTTCAATCTGGCCTACGCCGTTACCCATGAAACCTTCACCGACGTGGTGGAACTGCTGATCCCCGAGCTGCAAAAACGCGGAGCGTACAAGCGCGACTACACGGCGGGCACTCTGCGAGAAAAATTGTTCAATCAGGGGCCGCGCCTGGCGGAGCCGCACCCGGCGGTGGGCTACCGCTGGCCGGCCGGCGCGTCCTTGGCCGATGCACTGAGCGTCAAGTGA